In a genomic window of Candidatus Competibacteraceae bacterium:
- a CDS encoding glycosyl hydrolase family 57, whose protein sequence is MTEVFTRILRIDLPETLHCDESGKNPAFSISFVTDGEVPFPQLILHAPDGQHLCKDAAIQASVGTGGEYIYTASIPAGSLRPGEIQVQAEGCRKADLNQAGGGDWIKSFGQLRLAPRAKPAPALRVASGSGDTAVKLYFGIHKHMHQPYYNAVDQRYWDGEKDSIFGARGGPYTHFIPTAVRQYAGGGLPHAGLSTSWSGSLIEQLDRCAAEGLCGGRFGGWNNELRAVAQEKTALGHPRVDFSAFGFFHPLMALIPDRDIVKQVEWHRGIIRAAFGIEASSVMFPPETAFHVRMIPALNQAGVKAVIYDSIHRFRACRDYPYAGINEGMLPPNPAEQRNPSANDWLQLRNIWAGSKISPSLLKPEYVQYEDPDGTLHKIIAVPAERYIGNEDARGGFGALQYPDVLGQVYNSIVETGTFDPKHPPFFILHSDGDNHGGGADSYYNHNTGQLVQWLQGDPRFELTTAHDYLDRFPPDPDRAAHIEPGSWSGADNGDPQFMKWFSRYDQPYSPDLNSWAVLTAFQNVAHALEDADPDKPWLDDVSRLLLTAETSCYWYWTGQHIWDQQVTDAANAGYGRVKSEVDALLASGRDRTGPTIFAPWVTPENPGGKRWGQGCLLDAPREGTVHTFVYDIAGLKRVTLVLRAATGETRIEMSDRGPYPSQTGAAVTAHYFTAQLPVGAGDVRYYIEAEDGKGNISRGALEQVYLA, encoded by the coding sequence ATGACTGAGGTATTTACCCGCATATTGCGAATCGACCTGCCCGAGACGCTACATTGCGATGAATCCGGCAAAAATCCGGCGTTCAGCATCAGTTTCGTCACCGACGGCGAAGTCCCCTTTCCGCAACTGATCCTGCACGCGCCGGACGGCCAGCACCTGTGCAAGGACGCCGCAATCCAGGCCAGCGTCGGAACCGGCGGTGAATACATTTACACGGCGAGCATCCCGGCCGGCTCGCTGCGACCGGGCGAGATCCAGGTCCAGGCGGAAGGGTGTCGCAAGGCCGACCTCAACCAAGCTGGCGGCGGCGACTGGATCAAGAGCTTCGGTCAGTTGCGCCTCGCGCCGAGGGCCAAACCGGCACCAGCCCTCCGGGTCGCCAGCGGTTCCGGCGATACGGCGGTCAAGCTGTATTTCGGCATCCACAAGCACATGCATCAACCCTACTATAACGCGGTCGACCAGCGTTATTGGGACGGTGAGAAGGATTCGATCTTCGGCGCGCGCGGTGGACCCTACACCCATTTCATTCCGACCGCCGTGCGCCAGTACGCTGGGGGCGGCCTGCCCCACGCCGGTTTATCGACCAGTTGGAGCGGCTCGCTGATCGAACAGCTCGACCGTTGCGCGGCCGAGGGGCTGTGCGGTGGCCGATTTGGCGGCTGGAATAACGAGCTGCGCGCCGTCGCCCAGGAAAAAACCGCGCTCGGTCATCCACGGGTGGATTTCAGCGCCTTCGGCTTTTTTCATCCGCTGATGGCGCTGATCCCGGATCGGGATATCGTCAAACAGGTCGAATGGCATCGCGGCATCATCCGCGCCGCCTTCGGCATCGAGGCGTCCAGCGTGATGTTTCCGCCGGAAACAGCCTTTCATGTCCGCATGATTCCGGCGCTGAATCAGGCCGGCGTCAAAGCGGTGATTTACGATTCCATCCACCGCTTCCGGGCCTGCCGCGACTATCCTTACGCCGGCATCAACGAAGGCATGTTGCCGCCCAATCCCGCCGAACAGCGCAACCCCTCAGCCAACGACTGGCTGCAACTGCGCAACATCTGGGCCGGCTCCAAGATTTCGCCCAGCCTGCTCAAGCCGGAATACGTCCAGTACGAAGACCCGGACGGCACGCTTCATAAAATCATCGCCGTGCCAGCGGAACGCTACATCGGCAACGAAGACGCGCGCGGCGGTTTCGGAGCCTTGCAATATCCCGACGTGCTGGGTCAGGTCTATAACTCCATCGTCGAGACCGGCACTTTCGACCCAAAACATCCGCCGTTTTTTATCCTGCATTCGGACGGCGACAATCACGGCGGCGGCGCGGACAGCTACTACAACCACAACACCGGCCAACTGGTGCAATGGTTGCAGGGTGACCCGCGTTTCGAGCTGACCACGGCGCACGACTATCTGGATCGCTTCCCGCCCGATCCCGATCGGGCCGCGCATATCGAACCCGGCTCGTGGAGCGGCGCGGACAACGGCGATCCGCAGTTCATGAAATGGTTCAGCCGCTACGACCAGCCCTACTCGCCCGATCTGAATTCCTGGGCGGTGCTGACCGCGTTTCAGAACGTCGCGCACGCCCTGGAAGACGCCGATCCCGACAAGCCGTGGCTGGATGATGTCAGCCGCCTGCTGCTGACCGCCGAGACCAGTTGCTACTGGTATTGGACCGGCCAGCACATCTGGGACCAACAGGTTACCGATGCCGCCAACGCCGGCTACGGCAGAGTGAAAAGCGAGGTGGACGCCCTACTGGCCTCCGGCCGGGATCGCACCGGTCCGACCATCTTCGCGCCGTGGGTCACGCCGGAAAATCCGGGCGGCAAGCGCTGGGGCCAAGGCTGCTTGCTCGATGCGCCGCGCGAGGGGACGGTGCATACCTTCGTCTACGACATCGCGGGATTGAAGCGGGTAACCTTGGTCTTGCGCGCCGCCACCGGTGAAACGCGCATCGAAATGAGCGATCGCGGTCCCTATCCCTCGCAAACCGGCGCGGCCGTCACCGCCCATTACTTTACCGCCCAGTTACCGGTCGGCGCGGGCGACGTGCGCTATTACATCGAGGCGGAGGACGGCAAGGGCAACATCTCGCGCGGGGCTTTGGAGCAAGTGTATTTGGCCTAA
- the alaC gene encoding alanine transaminase, translating to MNADFQRIKRLPPYVFNIVNELKAKARAQGEDIIDFGMGNPDQPTPQHIVDKLVETARRGDTHRYSVSRGIPRLRRAICNWYQTRYAVALDPESEAIVTIGSKEGLAHLALATLGPGDAVLVPNPAYPIHPYGFVIAGADIRHVPLVPGVDFFAELEKAIKDSWPQPKMLVLNFPANPTTQCVGLDFFENVIAIAREHEIWVIQDLAYADLVFDGYVAPSILQIPGAKDIAVESFTLSKSYNMPGWRVGFMCGNPVLIAALARMKSYLDYGMFTPVQVAAIAALEGPQDCVTEIRDMYQRRRDVLCDGLNALGWAVEKPKATMFVWAPIPEQYRPLGSLEFCKKLLAEAKVAVAPGIGFGEYGDDHVRFGLIENEHRTRQALRGIREMFRKDGRDRPVLPAMPAAGAR from the coding sequence TTGAACGCCGACTTTCAACGCATCAAACGCCTGCCGCCTTATGTTTTCAATATCGTCAACGAGTTGAAAGCCAAGGCCCGCGCTCAGGGCGAGGACATCATCGATTTCGGCATGGGCAACCCCGACCAGCCGACCCCCCAACACATCGTGGACAAGCTGGTGGAGACCGCCCGGCGCGGCGACACCCACCGTTATTCGGTCTCGCGGGGCATCCCGCGCTTGCGCCGGGCGATCTGCAACTGGTATCAGACCCGCTACGCCGTCGCGCTCGACCCCGAATCCGAAGCCATCGTCACCATCGGCTCCAAGGAAGGTTTGGCGCATCTGGCGCTGGCGACGCTGGGTCCGGGCGATGCCGTGCTGGTGCCCAATCCCGCCTATCCGATCCACCCTTACGGCTTCGTCATCGCCGGCGCCGACATCCGCCACGTGCCGCTGGTGCCGGGCGTGGATTTCTTCGCCGAGCTGGAAAAAGCGATCAAGGATTCCTGGCCGCAGCCGAAGATGCTGGTGCTGAACTTCCCGGCCAACCCCACCACCCAATGCGTCGGACTGGATTTCTTCGAGAACGTGATCGCCATCGCCCGCGAGCACGAAATCTGGGTCATCCAAGATCTGGCCTACGCCGATCTGGTGTTCGACGGTTACGTCGCACCCTCGATCCTGCAAATACCCGGCGCCAAGGACATCGCGGTCGAATCCTTCACCTTGTCCAAAAGCTACAACATGCCCGGCTGGCGGGTCGGTTTCATGTGCGGCAATCCGGTGTTGATCGCGGCGCTGGCGCGGATGAAATCTTATCTCGACTACGGCATGTTCACGCCGGTTCAGGTGGCCGCCATCGCCGCGCTGGAAGGCCCACAAGACTGCGTCACCGAAATCCGCGATATGTACCAACGGCGGCGCGACGTGCTCTGCGACGGCCTGAACGCACTCGGCTGGGCGGTGGAAAAACCCAAGGCCACCATGTTCGTCTGGGCGCCGATCCCCGAACAGTACCGTCCGCTCGGCTCGTTGGAGTTCTGCAAGAAACTGTTGGCCGAGGCGAAAGTGGCGGTGGCGCCCGGCATCGGCTTCGGTGAGTACGGTGACGACCACGTTCGCTTCGGGTTGATCGAAAACGAACACCGCACCCGCCAAGCCTTGCGCGGCATCCGCGAGATGTTCCGCAAAGACGGTCGGGACCGGCCGGTATTGCCCGCGATGCCAGCGGCCGGAGCACGCTGA
- a CDS encoding homoserine dehydrogenase yields MSAYPPVKIGILGLGTVGGGVTRVLARNAGEISRRAGREIVITHAAARNLDTTTANTTAIKLTEDGSDVVDDPEISIVVELMGGYEPARSLVLRALANGKHVVTANKALIALHGNEIFAAAREAEMMVGFEAAVAGGIPIIKAIREGLAGNRLEWIAGIINGTANFILTEMRGKGRDFPSVLAEAQQLGYAEADPTLDIEGVDAAHKLAILASIAFGIPLQFDKVYIEGISRITQDDVAYAAKLGYRIKHLGIARRDQNGVQLRVHPTLIPQRQLLANVNGVMNAVLVKGDAVGQSLFYGAGAGAEPTASAVVADIIDVVRTLTADPENRVPHLAFQPDALSDLPVLPMAAVETACYLRLLALDRPGVLADITRILADCGISIEAFVQKEAPPTASEVPVVLLINPVKEQRMNEAIAAIEALDSIRAPVMRIRLEYLDSD; encoded by the coding sequence ATGAGCGCCTACCCTCCCGTCAAGATCGGCATCCTCGGCCTGGGTACGGTCGGCGGCGGCGTCACCCGCGTGCTGGCCCGCAACGCCGGAGAAATCAGCCGCCGCGCCGGCCGCGAAATCGTTATCACCCACGCCGCCGCCCGCAATCTGGACACCACCACCGCCAACACGACGGCGATAAAACTGACCGAGGACGGTTCGGATGTGGTGGACGATCCAGAGATTTCGATTGTCGTCGAACTGATGGGCGGTTACGAACCGGCGCGCAGCCTGGTGCTGCGAGCGCTGGCCAACGGCAAGCACGTCGTGACCGCCAATAAAGCGCTGATCGCCCTGCACGGCAACGAAATCTTCGCCGCCGCCCGCGAGGCCGAGATGATGGTCGGCTTCGAGGCGGCGGTGGCCGGCGGCATTCCGATCATCAAAGCCATCCGCGAAGGCTTGGCCGGCAACCGGCTGGAATGGATCGCCGGCATCATCAACGGCACCGCCAACTTCATTCTGACCGAGATGCGCGGTAAAGGCCGCGACTTCCCCAGCGTATTGGCCGAAGCCCAACAGCTGGGTTATGCCGAAGCCGATCCCACCCTGGATATCGAGGGCGTCGATGCCGCTCACAAGCTGGCGATCCTGGCGTCGATCGCCTTCGGCATCCCTCTCCAATTCGACAAGGTCTACATCGAAGGGATCAGCCGGATCACCCAGGACGATGTCGCCTACGCCGCCAAACTGGGCTACCGCATCAAGCATCTCGGCATCGCCCGGCGCGACCAAAACGGCGTGCAACTGCGGGTCCATCCGACCCTCATCCCGCAGCGGCAGTTATTGGCCAACGTCAACGGGGTGATGAACGCCGTGCTGGTCAAGGGCGACGCCGTCGGCCAAAGCCTGTTTTACGGCGCTGGGGCCGGCGCCGAACCGACCGCCTCGGCGGTGGTGGCCGACATCATCGACGTGGTTCGCACCCTGACCGCCGATCCGGAAAACCGGGTGCCGCATCTGGCGTTTCAGCCCGATGCGCTGTCGGATTTGCCGGTCTTGCCCATGGCAGCGGTCGAAACCGCCTGCTATCTGCGTTTGCTAGCGCTGGATCGCCCCGGCGTGCTGGCCGATATCACCCGCATCTTGGCCGATTGCGGCATCAGCATCGAAGCCTTCGTGCAGAAGGAAGCGCCCCCCACCGCCAGCGAGGTGCCGGTGGTGCTGCTGATCAACCCGGTCAAGGAACAGCGGATGAACGAAGCGATAGCGGCGATCGAAGCCTTGGACAGCATCCGCGCGCCGGTCATGCGCATCCGGCTGGAATATCTCGATTCCGATTGA
- the recJ gene encoding single-stranded-DNA-specific exonuclease RecJ — translation MTRLIVRRTALSPAVELSPSPLLNRIYAGRNVGTAIELLNELRHLSPPSVLSNIDQAVDLLHSALRERWRILIVADFDADGATGCALAVRGLRALGAAEVGYRVPNRFEHGYGLTPEIVTVAAAARPDLLITVDNGISSHEGVRAAQALGIKVLVTDHHPPGCELPPAEAIVNPNLPDDRFPSKHLAGVGVMFYVLTALRARLRAAGWFGERGLSEPNLARYLDLVAFGTVADVVRLDHHNRILVEQGLRRIRQGQCAPGILALCEVAGRTPERLSAADVAFYLAPRLNAAGRLEDMSQGIECLLCDDPTAARAIARRLDEINRQRGELTSEIHAQALACIEAVSASTALPFGLCLFDPAWHQGVIGIIAGRLKDHLHRPVIVFAPDRDGNIKGSGRSVEGMHLRDALAAVATEHPGLIQQFGGHAMAAGLSLAADRFEPFSQAFDAQIRQRLSADDLHGRLLSDGELELTEFSLDTAKLLREAGPWGQGFPEPLFDGVFEVLSHQILRDGKTLKLWLRPPATSLTLEAIAFRRAADFVPGTARVRIAYHLEVNDWRGERLQLLVEHLEAV, via the coding sequence ATGACCCGTCTGATCGTCCGCCGCACGGCCCTCTCGCCCGCCGTCGAACTCTCGCCCTCGCCGCTGCTGAATCGGATTTACGCGGGCCGCAATGTCGGCACGGCCATCGAGTTGCTCAATGAGCTGCGCCATTTAAGCCCACCCTCCGTCCTGAGTAATATCGACCAGGCGGTGGATTTGTTGCATAGCGCCTTGCGCGAGCGCTGGCGCATCCTCATCGTCGCCGATTTCGACGCCGACGGCGCGACCGGCTGCGCGCTGGCGGTGCGGGGCTTGCGCGCGCTGGGCGCCGCCGAAGTCGGCTATCGAGTCCCGAACCGCTTCGAGCACGGCTACGGCCTGACCCCGGAGATCGTCACAGTCGCGGCGGCGGCGCGACCCGATTTGCTGATCACGGTGGACAACGGGATTTCCAGCCATGAAGGCGTGCGCGCGGCCCAAGCCCTCGGCATCAAGGTCTTGGTCACCGACCATCACCCGCCGGGCTGCGAACTGCCGCCCGCCGAGGCCATCGTCAATCCCAATCTGCCGGACGATCGTTTCCCCAGCAAACACTTGGCCGGCGTGGGGGTGATGTTCTACGTGTTGACCGCGCTACGGGCGCGGCTGCGGGCCGCCGGCTGGTTTGGCGAGCGCGGCCTGAGCGAGCCGAATCTGGCCCGGTACCTCGATCTGGTCGCGTTCGGCACGGTGGCGGACGTGGTGCGGTTGGACCATCACAACCGCATCCTGGTCGAGCAAGGCTTGCGCCGCATCCGCCAGGGCCAGTGCGCGCCCGGCATCCTAGCCCTGTGTGAAGTCGCCGGCCGGACCCCGGAGCGCCTGAGCGCCGCCGACGTCGCCTTTTACCTCGCGCCCCGCCTCAACGCCGCCGGGCGACTGGAAGACATGAGCCAAGGCATCGAATGCCTGCTCTGCGACGATCCGACGGCGGCCCGCGCCATCGCCCGCCGCCTGGACGAGATCAACCGCCAGCGCGGCGAACTGACCAGCGAGATTCACGCCCAGGCTCTGGCGTGCATCGAAGCGGTCTCGGCGAGCACCGCGCTCCCTTTCGGACTCTGCCTGTTCGACCCCGCCTGGCATCAAGGCGTGATCGGCATCATCGCCGGCCGCCTCAAAGATCACCTGCACCGACCGGTCATCGTGTTCGCACCCGACCGCGACGGCAACATCAAGGGTTCGGGCCGCTCGGTGGAAGGGATGCATCTGCGCGATGCGCTGGCGGCGGTCGCGACCGAGCACCCCGGCCTCATCCAGCAATTCGGCGGACACGCCATGGCCGCCGGCCTGAGCTTGGCCGCCGACCGTTTCGAACCGTTCAGCCAAGCTTTCGATGCCCAAATCCGCCAGCGGCTCAGCGCCGACGACCTGCACGGCCGCCTGCTCAGCGACGGCGAACTGGAATTGACCGAATTTTCGCTGGATACCGCCAAGCTGCTGCGCGAGGCCGGACCCTGGGGCCAAGGCTTTCCCGAACCGCTGTTCGACGGTGTGTTCGAGGTGCTGTCCCATCAGATCCTGCGAGACGGTAAGACGCTGAAACTCTGGCTGCGACCGCCGGCCACATCCCTCACGCTGGAAGCCATCGCCTTCCGACGCGCGGCCGACTTCGTTCCGGGCACCGCGCGGGTCCGCATCGCTTACCATCTGGAGGTCAATGACTGGCGCGGCGAACGCTTGCAGTTGCTGGTCGAGCATCTGGAAGCGGTTTAG
- a CDS encoding diguanylate cyclase, giving the protein MGSANSTRDTNDRRTADHRRFAPLIRYQPLVSVVGYVVAWAVLWHVTNALERLTGVSLWSLPAGLTFAVLLEGGGRALPLPIVAALVAGLLVWPWQQWPYYLAISVLVPLGYFVTIQTLRQSWLDRYRRPWRFNGTPQVAVFLAAAAAGSGFAALVGTLLLKAAAILSPQAPFSLAVLEWWAGNFVGIATFAPFVLLFGFPAVRRFYKKTEAPRPSRTVRMVDPPSTAKRLVQGLLSVLLLAALFWIPQQFWREPHNPFVVLLALPVLVWIVATNDIRGAVLGVFLFESSIVLMVAAFGHSDQMLQYQTVMAVVAVSGLLAGAFSHEKLISTALYRDLAEISNDLLWEFDAAGHLRELRGKFAKSLEFRDFWIGLSWKDWVVFEQSETDLAALRAALVERQPFQHLVLCVRLPGHERWAWTRNGGVPLFDEDGEFLGYRGATVDISDQKQTEALHKKAEALLQTYDETLEAKVEAKVEERTRILAEVSLRNWRLANYDQLTSLPNRNLLFEHLRKGLQQARRQWRLLAILLVDLDGFKQVNDTLGHDAGDELLQQVAARLQQCVRATDTAARLGGDEFTILLQDLEAPEAAAAVAQKIIDRLAEPFLLGSASAAITASVGIALYRPELPANLDLAMNLLRQADAAMYAAKQTGKNNWRFAEQLGLG; this is encoded by the coding sequence ATGGGAAGCGCGAACTCCACCCGCGACACTAACGATCGCCGTACCGCCGACCACCGGCGGTTCGCGCCGCTCATCCGCTACCAACCGCTGGTTTCAGTCGTGGGTTACGTGGTCGCCTGGGCGGTGCTGTGGCATGTCACGAACGCGCTCGAACGGTTGACCGGGGTCAGTCTTTGGTCGTTGCCCGCCGGTTTGACCTTCGCCGTTTTGCTTGAAGGCGGCGGGCGGGCTTTACCGTTACCCATCGTCGCAGCGCTCGTCGCCGGGCTGCTCGTCTGGCCCTGGCAGCAGTGGCCCTATTATCTGGCGATCAGCGTGCTGGTCCCGCTGGGCTATTTCGTGACGATTCAGACCCTGCGGCAATCCTGGCTGGACCGTTATCGGCGGCCGTGGCGCTTCAATGGCACGCCGCAGGTGGCGGTGTTTCTGGCCGCCGCCGCCGCCGGGAGCGGGTTCGCTGCGTTGGTCGGAACCCTGCTGTTGAAGGCCGCCGCGATCCTATCCCCCCAAGCCCCTTTCTCCCTGGCCGTGCTGGAGTGGTGGGCCGGCAATTTCGTCGGCATCGCCACGTTCGCGCCTTTCGTACTGCTCTTTGGATTTCCCGCGGTTCGTCGTTTTTACAAAAAAACGGAAGCGCCGCGCCCGTCGCGAACAGTGCGGATGGTCGATCCGCCATCGACGGCCAAGAGGCTGGTTCAGGGCCTGCTGTCGGTTTTATTATTGGCGGCGCTGTTTTGGATACCCCAGCAATTTTGGCGCGAACCCCATAATCCGTTCGTGGTTTTGCTGGCGCTGCCGGTGTTGGTTTGGATCGTGGCGACCAATGACATCCGGGGCGCGGTGTTGGGGGTGTTTCTATTCGAGTCGAGCATCGTGCTGATGGTGGCGGCCTTCGGACACTCCGATCAGATGCTCCAATATCAGACCGTCATGGCCGTGGTCGCGGTGTCCGGCTTGCTGGCCGGGGCTTTCTCTCATGAAAAACTGATCAGTACCGCGCTGTATCGGGATTTGGCCGAAATTTCTAACGACTTGCTGTGGGAGTTCGACGCTGCTGGCCACCTGCGCGAGCTGCGGGGGAAGTTTGCCAAGTCCCTTGAGTTCCGCGACTTCTGGATCGGTCTGAGCTGGAAGGATTGGGTCGTGTTCGAGCAATCGGAGACCGATCTGGCGGCGTTGCGGGCGGCGCTGGTCGAGCGACAGCCTTTCCAGCATTTGGTATTGTGCGTGCGGTTGCCCGGCCACGAGCGTTGGGCCTGGACGCGCAACGGCGGAGTGCCCTTGTTCGATGAGGATGGTGAATTCTTGGGCTATCGCGGCGCTACGGTGGATATCTCCGACCAGAAGCAGACCGAAGCGCTTCATAAAAAAGCCGAGGCGCTGCTCCAGACGTATGATGAGACGCTGGAAGCCAAGGTCGAAGCCAAGGTGGAGGAGCGGACCCGAATCCTGGCCGAGGTCAGCCTGCGCAACTGGCGTTTGGCCAATTACGATCAACTGACCAGCCTGCCCAACCGCAACCTGCTGTTCGAACACTTGCGTAAAGGCTTGCAACAAGCGCGGCGTCAGTGGCGGTTGCTGGCGATCCTGTTGGTGGATTTGGATGGCTTCAAGCAGGTGAACGATACCCTAGGACACGATGCGGGCGATGAACTGCTCCAGCAGGTGGCGGCGCGCCTGCAACAGTGCGTGCGGGCGACCGACACGGCGGCGCGGCTGGGGGGCGATGAATTCACCATCCTGCTGCAAGACTTGGAAGCGCCCGAAGCCGCCGCCGCCGTGGCTCAGAAAATCATCGACCGCTTGGCCGAGCCGTTTTTACTGGGTTCCGCCAGCGCCGCCATCACCGCCAGCGTCGGCATCGCGCTGTATCGGCCGGAACTGCCCGCCAATCTGGACTTGGCGATGAATTTGCTCCGGCAGGCCGACGCCGCCATGTACGCCGCCAAACAGACCGGCAAGAACAATTGGCGCTTCGCCGAGCAATTGGGTTTAGGCTGA
- a CDS encoding N-formylglutamate amidohydrolase, with product MRDSVGKPTASKRMLDPTDPPPFTVINPDGKASVVLVCDHASNRIPANLDQLGLGSVELSQHIAWDIGAAPVARLLAERLDAPAVLAGYSRLVIDCNRPPGDPTSIAQVSDGIIVPGNLHLDDAAAEARSNEVFWPYHHAITQMLAQRWRHGNGRTPALVAIHSFTPVLNGFRRPWQLGVLWNRDARLALPLLHQFRADLEVCVGDNEPYSGREVGFTMNAHGGAAGLSHVEIEIRQDLLVDTSGCERWAAVIGNALAEALRGESVYQVQHY from the coding sequence ATGCGCGATTCCGTCGGCAAGCCAACCGCTTCCAAGCGAATGCTGGACCCCACAGACCCGCCCCCCTTTACGGTGATCAACCCGGATGGCAAAGCGTCCGTGGTGCTGGTCTGCGATCATGCCAGCAATCGGATCCCCGCCAATCTCGACCAACTCGGCTTAGGATCGGTTGAGTTATCCCAACACATTGCTTGGGATATCGGCGCCGCGCCCGTCGCGCGCTTGTTGGCGGAACGATTGGACGCGCCCGCCGTGTTGGCGGGGTACTCGCGGTTGGTGATCGATTGCAACCGCCCGCCTGGCGATCCGACCTCCATCGCGCAGGTCAGCGATGGGATTATCGTTCCCGGAAATCTGCATCTTGACGATGCGGCGGCGGAAGCGCGCTCGAACGAGGTATTCTGGCCTTACCATCATGCGATTACCCAAATGCTGGCCCAGCGCTGGCGGCACGGCAACGGTCGGACTCCCGCCTTGGTGGCGATTCACAGCTTCACGCCGGTGCTGAACGGCTTTCGTCGGCCTTGGCAGCTGGGTGTGCTGTGGAACCGCGATGCCCGTCTGGCGTTGCCGCTGTTGCACCAGTTTCGGGCGGATTTGGAAGTCTGTGTCGGCGATAATGAACCCTATTCCGGGCGAGAAGTGGGGTTCACCATGAACGCCCACGGCGGAGCGGCGGGTCTGTCCCATGTGGAGATTGAGATACGTCAGGATTTGCTGGTCGATACGTCAGGGTGCGAGCGGTGGGCGGCGGTGATCGGCAATGCGCTGGCGGAGGCGTTGCGGGGTGAGAGCGTATATCAAGTCCAACATTACTGA
- a CDS encoding cache and HAMP domain-containing protein has product MVAIALIPLASLMYLSGYKLEQDWRHNVELHLTLTASNLAGKVNGWIDTNLRVLRENTALPEMISMNAFKQQPILKAIQSAYDWSYLVFTVDPAGQNIARSDADPPQHYQYGDRDYFKEVLGGKPVGQQVVIGKTSQKPALILAGPIRSAGGTLEGVMALAMQVADISQSVVGTKIGETGFAILIDDKNKVIAHGQPRQITQSLQDLSAHPALQAAGAAQGPVVYEADGKRIVAHTRKTDLGWTLIVQQDYDDAFAPLLEARRNALLLIAGALVFVGVIAYLLSRQLARPIWELTAVAENISRGNFEMEIVGTNRRDEIGALARAIERMAVSIKMAFERLRKKA; this is encoded by the coding sequence ATGGTAGCCATCGCGTTGATTCCGCTCGCCAGCCTCATGTACCTCAGCGGTTACAAGCTCGAACAGGACTGGCGGCACAATGTCGAGCTGCACTTGACGCTGACCGCGAGCAACCTCGCGGGGAAGGTCAACGGCTGGATAGACACCAATCTGCGGGTTTTGCGGGAAAATACCGCTCTGCCCGAGATGATCTCGATGAACGCCTTCAAACAACAACCGATCCTCAAGGCGATTCAGAGCGCTTATGACTGGAGCTATCTGGTTTTTACCGTCGATCCCGCCGGCCAGAACATCGCGCGCAGCGACGCCGACCCGCCGCAACACTATCAATATGGCGATCGGGATTATTTCAAGGAGGTGCTGGGGGGTAAGCCGGTCGGGCAACAGGTCGTCATCGGTAAAACCTCCCAGAAACCGGCTCTGATTCTAGCCGGCCCGATCCGCAGCGCGGGCGGGACGCTCGAAGGCGTCATGGCGCTGGCCATGCAGGTGGCGGATATCTCTCAAAGCGTCGTCGGAACCAAGATCGGCGAGACGGGGTTTGCTATCCTTATCGATGATAAAAACAAGGTGATCGCCCACGGTCAGCCGCGGCAAATCACGCAGAGCCTACAGGATTTGAGCGCTCATCCGGCGTTGCAGGCCGCGGGAGCGGCTCAAGGTCCGGTCGTCTATGAGGCCGACGGCAAGCGCATCGTCGCGCATACCCGTAAGACCGATCTGGGCTGGACCTTGATCGTCCAGCAGGATTATGACGATGCTTTTGCGCCTTTGTTGGAAGCGAGGCGCAACGCGCTGCTGCTGATCGCCGGCGCGCTGGTTTTCGTGGGCGTCATCGCGTATCTGTTGTCCCGGCAACTGGCGCGGCCGATTTGGGAGCTGACGGCGGTCGCCGAGAACATCAGCCGGGGCAATTTCGAGATGGAGATCGTCGGGACCAACCGCCGTGATGAAATCGGCGCGTTGGCGCGCGCTATCGAACGGATGGCGGTCAGCATCAAAATGGCGTTCGAGCGGCTGCGTAAGAAAGCGTGA